Proteins encoded together in one Kitasatospora albolonga window:
- a CDS encoding molybdopterin synthase sulfur carrier subunit — MSVKVRIPTILRTYTGGQAEVPAEGATLAEVIESLEKDHPGIAARVLDDQGKLRRFVNVYVNDDDVRFEGGLDAATPDGAGISIIPAVAGGC; from the coding sequence ATGAGCGTCAAGGTCCGCATCCCCACCATCCTCCGCACGTACACGGGCGGCCAGGCCGAGGTCCCGGCCGAGGGCGCCACGCTCGCCGAGGTCATCGAGTCCCTGGAGAAGGACCACCCGGGCATCGCCGCCCGCGTCCTGGACGACCAGGGCAAGCTGCGCCGCTTCGTGAACGTGTACGTCAACGACGACGACGTCCGCTTCGAGGGCGGCCTCGACGCGGCCACCCCGGACGGCGCCGGTATCTCGATCATCCCGGCCGTGGCCGGCGGCTGCTGA
- a CDS encoding asparagine synthase encodes MPGLLRDYFVVLPDSVAGHAVAGRLPASEAATGVGDVLTVAHPSGRPWIVARPLVRKVSHLARGDDALVLIGPDRVPEAVLAGLLEGARDRAALERRLARLPGLHHVVARLSGEIWMRGTASGLRRIYHARHPEAGTIASDRPAVLAHLTGAPLDDGALALRLLDFLPHPLSRRALWQGVHEAGAGYGIALPAAAPGTAAAPGPREHRWWEPPAPELSLEEGARRLGDAVAASVRAHVGGLDRISCELSGGMDSTALTFAARETGPATLSLLTVAARDRYSEDEGWARRAVEEARRNAPTTGTGTGKGAGVPGLDHHLIPAADTPYFYAGLASFADELNDEPLPVAPGRARAHLLLSRAHATGSRYHLTGYGGDELFLGLPHTYQDLFHGNPLTAWNRLSALRHQLGWPLLPTVKALADRSPFPRWLAGAVTTAPQPVARTPLLSWGVRQSLHPWLTERARALITEEFRAAAEHAEPIDPWRGRHVDIDAVRMGARHFQAMEDIGMTIGLPVAAPFYDDRVLEATLAVRLSERIAPWRYKPLLAEAMRGVVPDALLARTTKDHMASDEHQGLSEHAEELAELWTGSRLAEHGLVDARQLRRLAAEPFSPVLVEHSVSSTVAGETWLRTAENAWNSPQLTPTNTAAATATTMTSEASL; translated from the coding sequence ATGCCCGGCCTGCTGCGTGACTACTTCGTCGTCCTGCCGGACAGCGTGGCGGGCCACGCGGTCGCCGGGCGGCTTCCCGCATCGGAAGCGGCCACAGGGGTGGGTGACGTCCTGACCGTCGCCCACCCCTCGGGCCGCCCCTGGATCGTCGCCCGCCCGCTGGTCCGCAAGGTCAGCCACCTGGCCCGGGGCGACGACGCCCTCGTCCTCATCGGCCCGGACCGCGTCCCCGAGGCCGTACTCGCCGGGCTCCTGGAGGGCGCCCGCGACCGGGCCGCCCTGGAGCGCCGCCTCGCCCGGCTGCCCGGCCTCCACCACGTGGTCGCCCGGCTCTCCGGCGAGATCTGGATGCGCGGCACCGCCTCCGGGCTGCGCCGGATCTACCACGCCCGGCACCCCGAGGCCGGGACCATCGCCTCCGACCGCCCCGCCGTCCTCGCCCACCTGACCGGCGCCCCCCTGGACGACGGCGCGCTCGCCCTGCGCCTTCTCGACTTCCTGCCGCACCCCCTCAGCCGCCGCGCCCTCTGGCAGGGCGTGCACGAGGCCGGGGCCGGGTACGGAATCGCCCTGCCCGCCGCAGCACCGGGCACGGCCGCCGCCCCCGGCCCCCGTGAGCACCGCTGGTGGGAGCCCCCGGCGCCGGAGCTCTCCCTCGAGGAGGGCGCCCGCAGGCTCGGGGACGCTGTCGCCGCCTCCGTACGCGCCCATGTCGGCGGCCTGGACCGGATCAGCTGCGAGCTCTCCGGCGGGATGGACTCCACCGCCCTCACCTTCGCCGCCCGGGAGACGGGCCCGGCGACGCTCTCCCTGCTGACCGTGGCCGCCCGGGACCGTTACAGCGAGGACGAGGGCTGGGCCCGCCGCGCGGTGGAGGAAGCGCGAAGGAACGCCCCCACCACCGGTACCGGCACCGGAAAGGGCGCAGGCGTCCCCGGACTGGACCATCACCTCATCCCCGCCGCCGACACCCCCTACTTCTACGCCGGTCTCGCCTCCTTCGCCGACGAGCTGAACGACGAACCGCTCCCCGTCGCCCCCGGCCGCGCCCGCGCGCACCTCCTCCTGAGCCGCGCGCACGCCACCGGATCGCGCTACCACCTCACCGGCTACGGCGGCGACGAACTCTTCCTCGGCCTGCCCCACACCTACCAGGACCTCTTCCACGGCAACCCGCTCACCGCCTGGAACCGCCTCAGCGCCCTGCGCCACCAGCTCGGCTGGCCCCTCCTGCCCACGGTGAAGGCCCTGGCGGACCGCTCCCCGTTCCCGCGCTGGCTCGCGGGCGCGGTCACCACCGCCCCGCAGCCCGTCGCCCGCACCCCGCTGCTCTCCTGGGGTGTCCGGCAGTCCCTGCACCCCTGGCTGACCGAGCGCGCCCGCGCCCTGATCACCGAGGAGTTCCGGGCCGCCGCCGAGCACGCCGAGCCGATCGACCCGTGGCGGGGGCGGCACGTGGACATCGACGCGGTACGGATGGGAGCCCGGCACTTCCAGGCGATGGAGGACATCGGCATGACGATCGGGCTGCCGGTCGCCGCGCCCTTCTACGACGACCGGGTCCTGGAGGCGACCCTCGCCGTACGCCTGTCGGAGCGGATCGCCCCCTGGCGCTACAAGCCGCTGCTCGCCGAAGCGATGCGCGGGGTGGTGCCGGATGCGCTGCTGGCCCGTACGACGAAGGACCACATGGCCTCCGACGAACACCAGGGCCTCAGCGAACACGCCGAGGAACTGGCGGAGTTGTGGACCGGCTCCCGGCTCGCCGAACACGGCCTGGTCGACGCCCGGCAGCTGCGCCGGCTCGCCGCCGAACCCTTCTCGCCGGTTCTTGTCGAGCACTCCGTCAGCTCGACCGTGGCCGGGGAGACCTGGCTCCGCACAGCGGAGAACGCCTGGAACAGCCCGCAGTTGACCCCCACGAACACGGCCGCAGCCACGGCCACGACCATGACCAGCGAGGCATCCCTGTGA
- a CDS encoding HPr-rel-A system PqqD family protein: MKLRKGIAVTTTEYGGVLLDEKSGSYWQLNDTSVIVVETLAAGQAPEAAIERIVAEFDVDRAEAESDVAELTRQLVEAKILRP; this comes from the coding sequence GTGAAGCTCAGAAAAGGCATCGCCGTCACGACGACCGAGTACGGCGGTGTCCTGCTCGATGAAAAGAGCGGCAGCTACTGGCAGTTGAACGACACCAGCGTCATCGTTGTCGAGACCCTGGCCGCCGGGCAGGCGCCCGAAGCCGCCATCGAGCGGATCGTCGCCGAGTTCGACGTCGACCGTGCCGAGGCGGAGTCGGACGTCGCCGAACTGACCCGCCAGCTGGTCGAGGCGAAGATCCTGCGCCCATGA
- a CDS encoding chaperonin GroL has translation MAKIIAFDEEARRGLERGMNQLADAVKVTLGPKGRNVVLEKKWGAPTITNDGVSIAKEIELEDPYEKIGAELVKEVAKKTDDVAGDGTTTATVLAQALVREGLRNVAAGANPMALKRGIEKAVEAVSAALLEQAKDVETKEQIASTASISAADTEIGAKIAEAMDKVGKEGVITVEESQTFGLELELTEGMRFDKGYISAYFATDMERMEASLDDPYILIVNSKVGSVKDLIPLLEKVMQSGKPLLIIAEDVEGEALSTLVVNKIKGTFKSVAVKAPGFGDRRKAMLADIAILTGGTVISEEVGLKLENAGLDLLGRARKVVITKDETTIVDGAGDSDQVQGRVNQIRAEIENSDSDYDREKLQERLAKLAGGVAVIKAGAATEVELKERKHRIEDAVRNAKAAVEEGIVAGGGVALLQASAVFDKLDLTGDEATGANAVKLALEAPLKQIAVNGGLEGGVVVEKVRNLPIGHGLNAATGEYVDMIAEGILDPAKVTRSALQNAASIAALFLTTEAVIADKPEKAGAAAPGGMPGGDMDF, from the coding sequence ATGGCCAAGATCATCGCGTTCGACGAGGAGGCACGGCGCGGTCTCGAGCGCGGGATGAACCAGCTCGCCGACGCCGTCAAGGTCACCCTCGGCCCCAAGGGCCGTAACGTCGTCCTCGAGAAGAAGTGGGGCGCGCCCACGATCACCAACGATGGTGTATCCATCGCCAAGGAGATCGAGCTCGAGGACCCGTACGAGAAGATCGGTGCGGAGCTGGTCAAGGAGGTCGCCAAGAAGACGGACGACGTCGCCGGTGACGGTACGACCACCGCCACCGTTCTCGCCCAGGCTCTCGTCCGCGAGGGTCTGCGCAACGTCGCCGCGGGCGCCAACCCGATGGCCCTCAAGCGTGGCATCGAGAAGGCCGTCGAGGCCGTCTCCGCCGCCCTGCTGGAGCAGGCCAAGGACGTGGAGACCAAGGAGCAGATCGCTTCGACCGCCTCCATCTCCGCCGCCGACACCGAGATCGGCGCGAAGATCGCCGAGGCGATGGACAAGGTCGGCAAGGAAGGCGTCATCACCGTCGAGGAGTCCCAGACCTTCGGTCTGGAGCTCGAGCTGACGGAGGGCATGCGCTTCGACAAGGGCTACATCTCGGCCTACTTCGCCACCGACATGGAGCGTATGGAGGCGTCGCTCGACGACCCGTACATCCTGATCGTCAACTCGAAGGTCGGCAGCGTCAAGGACCTCATCCCGCTGCTGGAGAAGGTCATGCAGTCGGGCAAGCCGCTGCTGATCATCGCCGAGGACGTCGAGGGCGAGGCGCTCTCCACCCTGGTCGTCAACAAGATCAAGGGCACGTTCAAGTCCGTCGCCGTCAAGGCCCCGGGCTTCGGCGACCGCCGCAAGGCCATGCTCGCGGACATCGCCATCCTCACCGGTGGCACCGTGATCTCCGAGGAGGTCGGTCTCAAGCTGGAGAACGCCGGCCTGGACCTGCTCGGCCGCGCCCGCAAGGTCGTCATCACCAAGGACGAGACCACGATCGTCGACGGTGCCGGTGACAGCGACCAGGTTCAGGGCCGCGTCAACCAGATCCGTGCCGAGATCGAGAACTCCGACTCGGACTACGACCGCGAGAAGCTCCAGGAGCGCCTCGCGAAGCTGGCCGGCGGCGTGGCCGTCATCAAGGCCGGCGCCGCCACCGAGGTGGAGCTCAAGGAGCGCAAGCACCGCATCGAGGACGCGGTGCGCAACGCCAAGGCCGCCGTCGAGGAGGGCATCGTCGCCGGTGGTGGCGTGGCCCTGCTCCAGGCTTCGGCCGTCTTCGACAAGCTCGACCTCACGGGCGACGAGGCGACCGGCGCCAACGCCGTGAAGCTCGCGCTTGAGGCCCCGCTCAAGCAGATCGCCGTCAACGGTGGTCTCGAGGGTGGCGTCGTCGTGGAGAAGGTCCGCAACCTGCCGATCGGTCACGGCCTCAACGCCGCGACCGGCGAGTACGTCGACATGATCGCCGAGGGCATTCTCGACCCGGCGAAGGTCACGCGCTCCGCCCTGCAGAACGCCGCCTCCATCGCCGCGCTCTTCCTCACCACCGAGGCCGTCATCGCCGACAAGCCCGAGAAGGCCGGCGCGGCCGCCCCGGGTGGCATGCCGGGCGGTGACATGGACTTCTGA
- a CDS encoding cold-shock protein — protein sequence MAQGTVKWFNAEKGYGFIAVDGGADVFVHYSAIQMDGYRTLEEGQRVEFEISQGQKGPQADMVKLAVG from the coding sequence ATGGCTCAGGGCACCGTCAAGTGGTTCAACGCGGAGAAGGGGTACGGCTTCATCGCGGTCGACGGTGGTGCGGATGTTTTCGTCCACTACAGCGCGATCCAGATGGACGGGTACCGCACCCTCGAAGAGGGTCAGCGAGTTGAATTCGAGATCTCGCAGGGCCAGAAGGGGCCCCAGGCCGACATGGTCAAGCTCGCCGTCGGCTGA
- a CDS encoding threonine synthase, translating to MAVQTVAGNATTASVNLGPAVALSCRECGERFELGPLFACASCFGPLEVAYDLPAGDPEELRKRIEAGPDNIWRYAPLLPVPADVAEKPNLNPGFTKLVKADNLARELGVTGGLYVKDDSGNPTHSFKDRVVAIAVEAARAFGFTTLSCSSTGNLAGAVGAAAARAGLRSCVFIPHDLEQGKVVMAAVYGGELVGIEGNYDDVNRFCSELIGDPLGEGWGFVNVNLRPYYGEGSKTLAYEICEQLGWRLPDQIVIPIASGSQLTKIDKGFQELIRLGLVEDRPYKIFGAQAEGCSPVSAAFKAGHDVVRPQKPNTIAKSLAIGNPADGPYVLDIARRTGGAVEDVNDEQVVDAIKLLARTEGIFGETAGGVTVGVTKKLIEAGVIDPALTTVVLNTGDGLKTLDAVSATSQATATIKPSLDAFRAAGLASA from the coding sequence ATGGCTGTTCAGACCGTCGCAGGTAATGCCACCACCGCTTCCGTGAACCTCGGTCCCGCCGTGGCGCTTTCCTGCCGCGAGTGCGGCGAGCGTTTCGAGCTCGGCCCGCTTTTCGCCTGTGCGTCCTGTTTCGGGCCACTGGAAGTGGCGTACGACCTGCCCGCCGGTGACCCGGAGGAGCTGCGCAAGCGCATCGAGGCCGGTCCCGACAACATCTGGCGCTACGCCCCGCTCCTGCCGGTCCCCGCGGACGTGGCGGAGAAGCCCAACCTGAACCCCGGCTTCACCAAGCTGGTCAAGGCCGACAACCTCGCCCGTGAGCTGGGCGTCACCGGCGGTCTGTACGTCAAGGACGACTCCGGCAACCCGACGCACTCCTTCAAGGACCGCGTCGTCGCGATCGCCGTCGAGGCCGCCCGCGCCTTCGGTTTCACCACCCTCTCCTGCTCCTCCACGGGCAACCTGGCCGGTGCCGTCGGCGCCGCCGCCGCCCGCGCCGGACTGCGCTCCTGCGTCTTCATCCCGCACGACCTGGAGCAGGGCAAGGTCGTCATGGCCGCGGTGTACGGCGGTGAACTGGTCGGCATCGAGGGCAACTACGACGATGTGAACCGCTTCTGCTCCGAGCTGATCGGCGACCCGCTCGGCGAGGGCTGGGGCTTCGTCAACGTCAACCTGCGCCCGTACTACGGCGAGGGCTCCAAGACCCTGGCGTACGAGATCTGCGAGCAGCTCGGCTGGCGGCTGCCCGACCAGATCGTCATCCCGATCGCGTCCGGCTCCCAGCTGACGAAGATCGACAAGGGGTTCCAGGAGCTGATCAGGCTGGGTCTGGTCGAGGACCGGCCGTACAAGATCTTCGGCGCCCAGGCCGAGGGCTGCTCCCCGGTCTCCGCCGCCTTCAAGGCCGGTCACGACGTCGTACGGCCCCAGAAGCCGAACACCATCGCCAAGTCCCTGGCCATCGGCAACCCGGCGGACGGCCCGTACGTCCTGGACATCGCCCGCCGCACGGGCGGCGCGGTGGAGGACGTGAACGACGAGCAGGTCGTCGACGCGATCAAGCTGCTGGCGCGCACCGAGGGCATCTTCGGCGAGACGGCGGGCGGGGTGACGGTCGGCGTGACGAAGAAGCTGATCGAGGCCGGGGTGATCGACCCGGCGCTCACCACCGTCGTCCTGAACACCGGTGACGGGCTCAAGACGCTGGACGCGGTCTCCGCGACCTCGCAGGCGACGGCCACCATCAAGCCGAGCCTGGACGCGTTCCGCGCCGCGGGCCTCGCCTCCGCCTGA